The Drosophila mauritiana strain mau12 chromosome 2R, ASM438214v1, whole genome shotgun sequence genome has a segment encoding these proteins:
- the LOC117136085 gene encoding flotillin-1 isoform X1 produces the protein MTWGFVTCGPNEALVVSGCCYMKPLLVPGGRAFVWPVGQQVQRISLNTMTLQVESPCVYTSQGVPISVTGIAQVKVQGQNEDMLLTACEQFLGKSEAEINHIALVTLEGHQRAIMGSMTVEEIYKDRKKFSKQVFEVASSDLANMGITVVSYTIKDLRDEEGDSKGYLRSLGMARTAEVKRDARIGEAEARAEAHIKEAIAEEQRMAARFLNDTDIAKAQRDFELKKAAYDVEVQTKKAEAEMAYELQAAKTKQRIKEEQMQVKVIERTQEIAVQEQEIMRRERELEATIRRPAEAEKFRMEKLAEANKQRVVMEAEAEAESIRIRGEAEAFAIAAKAKAEAEQMAMKAEAYREYREAAMVEMLLDTLPKVAAEVAAPLSQAKKITMVSSGTGDIGAAKLTGEVLSIVNKVPELVKNITGVDIARSVHAG, from the exons ATGACTTGGGGATTTGTAACCTGCGGCCCCAACGAGGCTTTAGTTGTCTCTG GGTGCTGCTACATGAAGCCGCTTTTGGTGCCGGGAGGACGAGCATTCGTTTGGCCAGTGGGCCAGCAGGTTCAGCG AATTTCGTTGAACACGATGACCCTTCAGGTGGAGAGTCCGTGCGTGTACACCAGCCAAGGAGTACCCATCTCGGTGACGGGCATTGCACAGGTTAAGGTCCAGGGTCAGAACGAGGACATGCTGCTGACCGCCTGTGAGCAGTTCTTGGGCAAATCAGAGGCAGAGATCAACCACATCGCCTTGGTCACCCTGGAGGGGCATCAGCGTGCCATCATGGGTTCGATGACTGTGGAGGAGATCTACAAGGACCGCAAGAAGTTCAGCAAGCAGGTGTTTGAGGTCGCCTCCAGCGATTTGGCCAACATGGGAATAACCGTGGTTTCCTACACCATCAAGGATTTGCGTGATGAGGAG GGCGACTCAAAG GGCTACCTGAGGTCACTGGGTATGGCCCGCACGGCGGAGGTGAAGCGCGATGCCCGCATTGGCGAGGCTGAGGCCCGAGCGGAGGCCCACATTAAGGAGGCCATTGCCGAGGAGCAACGCATGGCCGCGCGGTTCCTCAACGATACCGATATTGCCAAGGCCCAACGCGACTTTGAGCTGAAGAAGGCAGCTTACGATGTGGAAGTGCAGACCAAAAAGGCCGAGGCCGAGATGGCCTACGAGCTGCAGGCGGCCAAGACCAAGCAGCGCATCAAGGAGGAGCAGATGCAGGTGAAGGTGATCGAGCGCACGCAGGAGATTGCCGTCCAGGAACAGGAGATCATGCGGCGCGAGCGAGAGCTGGAGGCCACCATTCGCCGACCGGCCGAGGCAGAGAAGTTCCGCATGGAGAAATTGGCCGAGGCCAACAAGCAGCGCGTGGTCATGGAAGCCGAGGCGGAGGCTGAATCG ATAAGGATCCGTGGTGAGGCTGAGGCCTTTGCCATTGCGGCCAAGGCTAAAGCAGAGGCCGAGCAGATGGCGATGAAGGCAGAGGCCTATCGCGAGTACCGCGAGGCTGCCATGGTGGAGATGCTCCTGGACACACTGCCAAAG GTTGCCGCTGAGGTGGCTGCTCCACTGTCGCAGGCTAAGAAGATCACGATGGTGTCCAGCGGAACTGGCGATATCGGTGCTGCCAAGCTGACCGGCGAGGTTCTGTCGATCGTCAACAAAGTGCCAGAGCTGGTCAAGAACATAACCGGCGTGGACATTGCTCGG TCTGTGCATGCTGGCTAA
- the LOC117136086 gene encoding uncharacterized protein LOC117136086: MLRRRSAANTNSGLLCLPDDVLMIILSYLDLKNQLKLKHFHFRFKNLMPYVWRAYNKSAHISLIEMQLSDKDLRFFLESTQQTLSTLRLKMNERSNFEILTSYRFPNLKDFRFSTHSFTLNDADVPRMLKTFPNLTTFSPHGKFTGKYFEELEFLENLTVSYCSKFKVANLIQILKTQKIKSLKLGIFDTDQISNTELPWNGIRNLEQLQCYHEEMTVWFLSKLERLTHLKKIFLCGHVSNGFLREMLIAAKRSTINMIEINQNISIFLETYGLNVAIKTLKLANFGMHAYQHLHINVNELYIQYSVCVDESKFHTLIENINTHEVLGLYRCTFGFKEFTFDAKKLGENRTTALNIYVELNTYLSSNKDAIPMTWKVQGEHSLFKLHMEHPKITFNSDPVSIYFD, encoded by the exons ATGCTGCGACGACGTAGTGCTGCG AATACCAACTCTGGCTTACTATGCCTGCCCGATGATGTTCTAATGATAATTCTAAGTTATCTCGACTTGAAGAATCAACTAAAACTGAAGCACTTTCATTTCCGGTTTAAAAACTTAATGCCGTACGTGTGGCGTGCTTATAACAAATCTGCACATATATCCTTGATTGAAATGCAGCTGAGCGACAAGGATTTGCGATTCTTCCTGGAAAGTACTCAACAAACCCTCAGTACCCTGCGGCTTAAAATGAATGAAAGATCTAACTTCGAAATACTTACCAGCTACAGATTTCCCAATCTGAAAGATTTTCGATTTTCAACGCATTCGTTTACCTTAAACGATGCGGACGTCCCACGAATGTTGAAGACTTTTCCAAATCTGACAACTTTTAGCCCCCATGGAAAGTTTACTGGCAAATACTTTGAAGAATTGGAGTTTCTCGAGAATCTCACGGTCTCCTACTGTAGCAAGTTCAAAGTCGCCAACTTGATACAGATCCtgaaaacccaaaaaataaaatcccTGAAGCTGGGAATCTTTGATACTGACCAGATCTCGAATACAGAACTGCCCTGGAATGGGATTAGAAACCTAGAGCAGCTGCAGTGCTACCACGAGGAAATGACGGTGTGGTTCCTATCGAAACTGGAACGTTTAACTCACTTAAAGAAGATATTTCTTTGTGGTCACGTTAGTAATGGATTTCTGAGAGAGATGCTTATAGCTGCAAAGAGAAGCACTATAAATATGATCGAGATAAACCAAAATATATCCATCTTTCTTGAAACTTACGGTTTAAATGTGGCTATTAAGACCCTAAAGCTGGCTAATTTCGGTATGCATGCGTATCAGCATCTTCACATTAATGTCAACGAATTGTATATACAATATTCGGTTTGTGTGGACGAAAGTAAGTTTCATACCTTAATAGAAAACATAAACACACACGAGGTCCTGGGCTTATACCGCTGCACCTTCGGATTCAAGGAGTTCACATTCGATGCAAAGAAACTGGGGGAAAACCGTACTACAGCACTTAATATTTATGTGGAACTAAACACGTATCTCAGCTCTAATAAG GATGCCATCCCCATGACCTGGAAAGTGCAAGGGGAACATAGTCTTTTCAAGCTGCACATGGAGCATCCAAAAATCACTTTTAACTCCGATCCAGTTTCAATTTACTTCGATTGA
- the LOC117136911 gene encoding solute carrier family 35 member F5 yields MLGRTQRLLLGISILVLVDVVWVSSSELTKFLYNEANFDKPFFCTYFKTSMFSIYLLVIGILAPWKESCERQNGNYAMMEQNADDENYYSNQAVLGDPTYVPIRSPHLGAGAQANGTSNSISGTESDDSSVRSVRFSKMAEVREMSAHEATDALMARLSYAASLRIRRQKTHHKTAKTALLFCLLWFAANYFFQLALEMDEAAMITLVSSTSSFFIICLAAVFPSATGDKLTITKVIAVAMNIGGVVAITMNDLHDTKMTRGVLLALFSAFFYAAYLVFVKRKSDTEEKVDIPLFFGFVGLWNMLLLWPIFFILHFTKIETFELPSQGQFALLFLNGLVGTVLSEALWLWGCFLTSSLIGTLAMSLQIPLAILFDVLLKNKPYSPMFYMGSIPIFVALVFVSLLMRNDDSDPLMKLFRIVYRKVCRCHKPSIVRVNDDEQQESLISNSD; encoded by the exons ATGCTAGGTCGCACACAACGACTTCTGTTGGGCATATCAATACTGGTACTAGTCGATGTGGTTTGGGTCTCCTCCAGTGAGCTGACAAAG TTCCTGTACAATGAGGCCAACTTTGACAAGCCCTTTTTCTGCACATACTTCAAAACCTCCATGTTCAGCATTTACCTGCTAGTCATCGGTATCCTGGCTCCTTGGAAAGAGTCATGCGAGCGACAGAATGGAAACTATGCT ATGATGGAGCAGAATGCAGACGACGAGAATTATTACTCCAATCAGGCTGTTTTG GGAGACCCCACCTATGTGCCCATCAGATCGCCCCACTTAGGAGCCGGAGCCCAAGCCAATGGCACCTCCAACTCCATATCGGGCACCGAAAGCGATGATTCCAGTGTGAGGAGTGTGCGCTTCAGCAAGATGGCCGAGGTCAGAGAGATGTCTGCCCACGAAGCCACCGATGCCTTGATGGCCAGGCTTTCGTATGCCGCCAGCTTGAGAATTAGGCGCCAAAAGACCCACCACAAAACGGCAAAGACAGCGCTACTTTTTTGTCTGCTCTGGTTTGCGGCCAATTACTTCTTTCAGCTGGCCTTGGAAATGGACGAGGCGGCCATGATAACACTGGTTAGCTCAACATCGTCATTCTTCATTATCTGCCTGGCAGCCGTTTTTCCCTCGGCAACAGGTGACAAGCTGACCATCACCAAGGTGATTGCGGTGGCCATGAACATTGGCGGTGTGGTGGCCATCACCATGAACGACCTACACGATACCAAGATGACCAGAGGCGTCCTTTTGGCCCTATTCAGCGCTTTCTTCTATGCCGCCTATCTGGTTTTCGTGAAGCGAAAAAGCGATACGGAGGAGAAGGTCGATATACCATTGTTTTTCG GTTTTGTCGGTCTATGGAATATGTTGCTTTTATGGCCAATATTCTTTATTCTCCACTTCACCAAAATAGAAACCTTTGAGCTGCCCAGTCAAGGGCAGTTTGCCCTTCTGTTTCTGAATGGCTTAGTTGGCACTGTGCTGTCGGAGGCCCTTTGGCTGTGGGGCTGCTTTTTGACATCCTCACTGATTGGCACGCTGGCCATGTCGCTACAGATTCCGCTGGCCATCCTGTTCGATGTCCTGCTGAAGAACAAACCGTATTCGCCGATGTTCTACATGGGCTCGATACCCATCTTTGTGGCCCTGGTGTTCGTTTCGCTATTGATGCGAAACGACGATTCCGATCCCCTGATGAAGCTCTTTAGGATTGTGTATAGAAAAGTCTGCCGGTGCCATAAGCCAAGCATTGTTAG GGTCAACGATGACGAACAACAGGAGTCGCTGATAAGCAACAGCGATTAA
- the LOC117136087 gene encoding cyclin-dependent kinase 5 homolog: MLKYDKMEKIGEGTYGTVFKGRNRDTMEIVALKRVRLDEDDEGVPSSALREICLLKELKHKNIVRLIDVLHSDKKLTLVFEHCDQDLKKYFDSLNGEIDMAVCRSFMLQLLRGLAFCHSHNVLHRDLKPQNLLINKNGELKLADFGLARAFGIPVKCYSAEVVTLWYRPPDVLFGAKLYTTSIDMWSAGCILAELADAGRPLFPGSDVLDQLMKIFRVLGTPNEDSWPGVSHLSDYVALPSFPAITSWSQLVPRLNSKGRDLLQKLLICRPNQRISAEAAMQHPYFTDSSSSGH; this comes from the exons ATGCTGAAGTACGATAAAATGGAGAAGATCGGGGAGGGCACCTACGGCACGGTGTTCAAGGGCCGCAACCGCGACACCATGGAAATAGTGGCTCTGAAACGGGTGCGACTGGACGAGGACGACGAGGGTGTGCCGAGTTCTGCCCTCCGGGAGATCTGCCTGCTGAAG GAGCTGAAGCACAAAAACATTGTCCGCCTCATAGACGTCCTGCACTCGGACAAGAAACTCACCCTGGTCTTCGAGCACTGCGACCAGGACCTCAAGAAGTACTTTGACAGCCTCAACGGGGAGATCGACATGGCCGTCTGCAGGAGCTTTATGCTCCAACTGCTCCGCGGACTGGCCTTCTGCCACAG CCATAATGTCCTGCATCGCGATCTGAAACCACAGAACCTGCTGATCAACAAAAACGGCGAGCTGAAGCTGGCTGACTTTGGTCTGGCTAGAGCCTTTGGCATTCCCGTGAAGTGCTACTCCGCAGAAGTGGTGACCCTGTGGTACCGACCACCCGATGTACTGTTTGGAGCCAAGCTTTATACGACCAGCATAGATATGTGGTCGGCTGGATGCATTTTGGCCGAACTGGCGGACGCTGGACGACCGCTGTTTCCGGGCTCTGACGTGCTCGACCAGCTGATGAAGATCTTCCGTGTGCTGGGCACCCCCAACGAGGACTCCTGGCCAGGAGTTTCGCACCTCTCCGACTACGTGGCTCTTCCAT CTTTTCCGGCCATCACCTCGTGGAGTCAACTGGTACCTAGGCTAAACTCCAAGGGACGCGacctgctgcaaaagctgctCATCTGCCGGCCAAATCAGCGAATTAGCGCGGAGGCCGCGATGCAGCATCCTTACTTCACGGACAGCAGCTCTTCAGGACACTGA
- the LOC117136085 gene encoding flotillin-1 isoform X2, translating into MTWGFVTCGPNEALVVSGCCYMKPLLVPGGRAFVWPVGQQVQRISLNTMTLQVESPCVYTSQGVPISVTGIAQVKVQGQNEDMLLTACEQFLGKSEAEINHIALVTLEGHQRAIMGSMTVEEIYKDRKKFSKQVFEVASSDLANMGITVVSYTIKDLRDEEGYLRSLGMARTAEVKRDARIGEAEARAEAHIKEAIAEEQRMAARFLNDTDIAKAQRDFELKKAAYDVEVQTKKAEAEMAYELQAAKTKQRIKEEQMQVKVIERTQEIAVQEQEIMRRERELEATIRRPAEAEKFRMEKLAEANKQRVVMEAEAEAESIRIRGEAEAFAIAAKAKAEAEQMAMKAEAYREYREAAMVEMLLDTLPKVAAEVAAPLSQAKKITMVSSGTGDIGAAKLTGEVLSIVNKVPELVKNITGVDIARSVHAG; encoded by the exons ATGACTTGGGGATTTGTAACCTGCGGCCCCAACGAGGCTTTAGTTGTCTCTG GGTGCTGCTACATGAAGCCGCTTTTGGTGCCGGGAGGACGAGCATTCGTTTGGCCAGTGGGCCAGCAGGTTCAGCG AATTTCGTTGAACACGATGACCCTTCAGGTGGAGAGTCCGTGCGTGTACACCAGCCAAGGAGTACCCATCTCGGTGACGGGCATTGCACAGGTTAAGGTCCAGGGTCAGAACGAGGACATGCTGCTGACCGCCTGTGAGCAGTTCTTGGGCAAATCAGAGGCAGAGATCAACCACATCGCCTTGGTCACCCTGGAGGGGCATCAGCGTGCCATCATGGGTTCGATGACTGTGGAGGAGATCTACAAGGACCGCAAGAAGTTCAGCAAGCAGGTGTTTGAGGTCGCCTCCAGCGATTTGGCCAACATGGGAATAACCGTGGTTTCCTACACCATCAAGGATTTGCGTGATGAGGAG GGCTACCTGAGGTCACTGGGTATGGCCCGCACGGCGGAGGTGAAGCGCGATGCCCGCATTGGCGAGGCTGAGGCCCGAGCGGAGGCCCACATTAAGGAGGCCATTGCCGAGGAGCAACGCATGGCCGCGCGGTTCCTCAACGATACCGATATTGCCAAGGCCCAACGCGACTTTGAGCTGAAGAAGGCAGCTTACGATGTGGAAGTGCAGACCAAAAAGGCCGAGGCCGAGATGGCCTACGAGCTGCAGGCGGCCAAGACCAAGCAGCGCATCAAGGAGGAGCAGATGCAGGTGAAGGTGATCGAGCGCACGCAGGAGATTGCCGTCCAGGAACAGGAGATCATGCGGCGCGAGCGAGAGCTGGAGGCCACCATTCGCCGACCGGCCGAGGCAGAGAAGTTCCGCATGGAGAAATTGGCCGAGGCCAACAAGCAGCGCGTGGTCATGGAAGCCGAGGCGGAGGCTGAATCG ATAAGGATCCGTGGTGAGGCTGAGGCCTTTGCCATTGCGGCCAAGGCTAAAGCAGAGGCCGAGCAGATGGCGATGAAGGCAGAGGCCTATCGCGAGTACCGCGAGGCTGCCATGGTGGAGATGCTCCTGGACACACTGCCAAAG GTTGCCGCTGAGGTGGCTGCTCCACTGTCGCAGGCTAAGAAGATCACGATGGTGTCCAGCGGAACTGGCGATATCGGTGCTGCCAAGCTGACCGGCGAGGTTCTGTCGATCGTCAACAAAGTGCCAGAGCTGGTCAAGAACATAACCGGCGTGGACATTGCTCGG TCTGTGCATGCTGGCTAA
- the LOC117136088 gene encoding zinc finger HIT domain-containing protein 3 produces the protein MERCIICVDNLRKYKCSKCSAPYCSVACYKAHSESPQCATRESEVKKTEVGYQEEPTLHVPFPTDDTVPAEKLQQLENCQELRNLLHNPHLRSLLQQIDVAINAQSAMMAAMQEPLFVEFANACLQVVEPMTDAERTEFELYS, from the exons ATGGAAAGATGCATTATTTGCGTGGATAACTTGAGAAAATACAAGTGCAGCAAATGCTCGGCACCCTA CTGCTCTGTGGCTTGTTATAAGGCACACAGTGAATCGCCCCAATGTGCGACAAGGGAGTCCGAGGTTAAAAAGACTGAAGTTGGCTACCAGGAGGAACCTACGCTTCATGTGCCCTTCCCCACCGACGACACAGTTCCCGCGGAGAAGCTGCAGCAACTAG AAAACTGCCAGGAACTGCGTAATTTGCTCCACAATCCCCACCTGCGTTCTCTGCTCCAGCAGATTGATGTGGCCATCAATGCCCAGTCGGCCATGATGGCCGCCATGCAGGAGCCACTCTTCGTGGAGTTCGCCAATGCCTGTCTTCAAGTCGTCGAACCGATGACGGATGCGGAGCGCACTGAATTTGAGTTGTACTCCTGA